The Hymenobacter sp. GOD-10R genome includes a window with the following:
- the hemC gene encoding hydroxymethylbilane synthase, whose translation MKNIRIGTRGSRLALWQAHHVAACLERAQYTTEIVIITTTGDVVLDRSLAKIGSKGVFTIELEESLRSGHIDIAVHSAKDVQSSIPEDLELLAFMEREIVNDVVVSYNHDFSLDKPGIVLGTSSTRRRAMLQRYYPAAATAEARGNLQTRLRKLEEGQYDALVLAYAGVHRMEYDALIRYMLPETKFVPATGQGSVAIECARNMEPELKASLQDILDHPTTHLCVQAERAFLRTMEGGCSIPSFALATYTDGVLQLHGGLISLDGEEYVEEIQTTTDLTQVEALGVRVAEAVLGRGGRQILDEIRSHRAEA comes from the coding sequence ATGAAAAATATTCGCATAGGCACCCGTGGCAGTCGGTTGGCGCTGTGGCAGGCGCATCACGTAGCGGCTTGCCTGGAGCGTGCGCAATACACCACCGAAATCGTCATCATCACCACTACCGGCGACGTCGTGCTCGATCGTTCGTTGGCTAAGATTGGCTCCAAAGGCGTCTTCACCATTGAGCTGGAGGAAAGCCTACGTTCAGGGCACATCGACATTGCCGTGCATAGCGCCAAAGATGTGCAAAGCTCCATTCCGGAAGACCTAGAGCTGCTAGCCTTTATGGAGCGCGAAATCGTGAACGATGTAGTGGTAAGCTATAACCATGACTTCTCACTCGATAAACCGGGGATTGTGCTTGGCACGAGCAGCACCCGGCGGCGAGCTATGTTGCAGCGCTATTACCCTGCGGCTGCCACCGCCGAAGCGCGGGGCAACCTCCAAACGCGCTTGCGCAAGCTGGAAGAAGGCCAATACGATGCGCTAGTGCTGGCCTACGCGGGCGTACACCGCATGGAATACGACGCGCTTATCCGCTACATGTTGCCCGAGACGAAGTTTGTGCCCGCTACGGGGCAAGGCAGCGTGGCTATCGAATGCGCCCGCAACATGGAGCCGGAGCTAAAAGCTAGCCTTCAGGATATCCTCGACCATCCGACTACGCACTTGTGCGTGCAAGCAGAACGGGCTTTCCTGCGTACCATGGAAGGAGGGTGCAGCATTCCTTCTTTCGCCCTCGCCACTTATACTGATGGTGTGCTTCAGCTCCACGGTGGGCTCATTAGCTTAGATGGGGAAGAATACGTGGAGGAAATTCAGACCACGACTGACCTTACGCAGGTAGAGGCCCTCGGCGTGCGAGTAGCGGAGGCTGTGCTAGGGCGTGGTGGCCGTCAGATTCTCGACGAAATACGAAGCCACCGAGCTGAAGCCTAG
- a CDS encoding LytTR family DNA-binding domain-containing protein produces MPTTSTSSLRCLVVDDDPLSIQVVNNCIVNTAFLQATGSCDSAVKAAEVLRHQSVDLLFLDVEMPLMSGIDLLKTLQNPPMVVLITSSKEYAVEAFEYDVVDYLIKPVSYARFLKAAQKALEMQNQRPEVEQPVHASEVDYTFVKVDTKLVKVPFQEVRYVEALGDYVHIVLAQHKLIVYSTMKAVEEKFPSSLFVRVHRSFIVNIRSVHSIEDNMIVIDNKHIPIGQTYLRDVLQRLNKF; encoded by the coding sequence ATGCCTACTACTTCTACCTCCTCTCTGCGCTGTTTGGTGGTCGATGACGACCCACTATCTATCCAAGTTGTCAATAACTGTATTGTCAATACGGCTTTTCTACAAGCTACCGGTAGTTGCGACAGTGCCGTCAAAGCGGCCGAAGTACTGCGGCATCAATCTGTCGACCTCTTGTTCCTGGACGTAGAAATGCCGCTCATGTCGGGTATAGATCTACTGAAGACCTTGCAAAATCCGCCTATGGTAGTGCTCATTACGAGCAGCAAGGAATACGCTGTTGAAGCGTTTGAATACGACGTAGTAGATTACCTAATCAAACCAGTTAGCTACGCGCGTTTCTTGAAAGCAGCCCAGAAAGCGCTTGAGATGCAAAATCAACGACCAGAAGTAGAACAACCTGTTCACGCCTCAGAGGTCGATTATACCTTTGTAAAGGTCGACACGAAACTGGTGAAGGTGCCTTTTCAGGAAGTACGCTACGTCGAAGCACTCGGCGACTATGTACACATTGTGCTGGCCCAACACAAACTAATTGTGTACAGCACCATGAAAGCAGTAGAAGAGAAATTTCCGTCCTCGCTTTTCGTGCGCGTACATCGCTCATTTATCGTTAACATTCGCTCTGTACATTCTATCGAGGATAATATGATTGTGATTGACAACAAGCATATCCCCATCGGACAGACGTATTTACGCGACGTGCTGCAACGTCTTAACAAGTTCTAG
- a CDS encoding PKD domain-containing protein, whose translation MAVAARAQQAGDTISAACPLPRVVDLCVELDASRSADSLSGPLTYRWNMGDGTMLTGLVVSHCYQERKRYTVQLDVVDDRTGEVRPAEKILPVDFTQETVLNFSAPDTVRVGQVITCDAADSQMPLCENVVVLWDFRDGYVTNGRRVQHAFRRPGQYAIRMSLRGNGPDPCPESHCVSRPIVVVQP comes from the coding sequence ATGGCAGTAGCAGCTCGGGCTCAGCAAGCCGGCGACACCATCAGTGCTGCTTGTCCGCTGCCCCGCGTGGTTGACTTATGCGTTGAGCTAGATGCCTCCCGCTCTGCTGATTCACTCAGTGGTCCGCTTACGTACCGCTGGAACATGGGCGATGGTACCATGCTTACCGGGCTTGTGGTTTCTCATTGCTACCAAGAACGCAAGCGATACACCGTGCAGCTTGATGTAGTCGACGACCGAACAGGCGAAGTGCGCCCCGCCGAGAAAATCTTGCCGGTAGATTTCACGCAAGAAACTGTTCTCAACTTCTCGGCGCCCGACACCGTTCGGGTCGGTCAGGTTATTACCTGCGACGCTGCTGATTCCCAGATGCCACTCTGCGAGAATGTAGTGGTGCTCTGGGATTTTCGGGACGGCTATGTAACGAATGGCCGCCGCGTGCAGCACGCCTTCCGCCGGCCAGGCCAATATGCTATCCGCATGAGCTTACGTGGCAATGGCCCTGACCCATGCCCAGAAAGTCATTGCGTTAGCAGGCCAATCGTTGTTGTCCAACCCTGA
- a CDS encoding ABC transporter permease, translating to MSFPSYLNNRRQLLALGWLVFLLVVATLADWLPLPYAPGASDLTHLAEPPFAGLADPQHWLGTDPQGHDLLAGLIFGARTTLVVSVPAALLAIGVGVLLGSAAGFWGDTNLRIPLGYLLGISCLLLVGLFSGFHLWPAPTLAWPLTLLGFAVTILFVTKYGWFLRRVTIALPVDRLVMSVIALLESIPRLILVLVVASVQESSVFTLLIVLSLTYWTGPARLIRAEVMRIRVLPYIEAVRASGLTNLSILAYHVLPNASRSVRTAFPLSIAALIGLETTLSFLGIGLPTETASWGRLMATARLDPTAWWLIAEPGLLLLCTMLALRQLALSTDHPSK from the coding sequence ATGAGTTTTCCGAGCTACCTCAACAATCGGCGGCAGTTACTTGCGCTTGGATGGTTGGTCTTTCTGCTAGTGGTAGCGACACTAGCCGACTGGCTACCCCTTCCTTATGCACCCGGCGCCTCCGACCTAACTCATTTAGCGGAGCCCCCCTTCGCTGGCTTAGCCGACCCGCAGCACTGGCTTGGCACCGATCCTCAAGGTCATGATCTACTCGCAGGTTTGATTTTTGGCGCCCGTACTACGTTGGTGGTCAGTGTACCGGCCGCACTTCTTGCCATCGGCGTTGGCGTGTTGCTAGGTAGTGCAGCCGGCTTCTGGGGCGATACGAACCTACGCATTCCCTTGGGCTACTTACTCGGTATAAGTTGCCTGCTTCTTGTTGGCTTATTTAGTGGCTTTCACCTCTGGCCAGCACCTACGCTCGCTTGGCCGCTCACGCTGCTAGGTTTTGCAGTTACTATTCTCTTTGTCACCAAGTATGGCTGGTTCTTACGGCGAGTGACGATAGCACTTCCCGTCGATCGGCTTGTGATGAGCGTCATTGCTTTGTTGGAGTCAATTCCACGGTTGATACTGGTATTAGTGGTTGCCTCGGTGCAAGAATCTTCCGTTTTCACCCTGCTGATCGTGCTAAGCCTCACTTACTGGACGGGGCCCGCACGGTTGATTCGGGCAGAAGTTATGCGGATAAGGGTGCTGCCCTACATAGAAGCAGTACGTGCATCGGGCCTGACCAACCTTTCTATTCTAGCCTATCACGTACTGCCTAATGCTAGCAGGAGTGTTCGTACTGCCTTTCCGCTCAGCATAGCAGCCCTCATTGGCTTAGAGACAACGCTGTCCTTCTTAGGCATCGGTTTGCCAACAGAAACAGCGAGTTGGGGACGCCTCATGGCTACTGCACGTTTAGACCCAACAGCATGGTGGCTAATAGCCGAACCAGGGTTACTACTCCTGTGCACGATGCTAGCTCTACGCCAGCTAGCCTTATCAACAGATCATCCAAGTAAATAA
- a CDS encoding SDR family oxidoreductase: MRILITGSNGLLGQKLVGLLREQPNVELIATSRGSNKLASIYPDLHFVPLDVSDQAQVQALIAAHQPTHLIHTAAMTNVDECELNQAECWRQNVIAVEYLVEACATHQVHLIHVSTDFIFSGAEGPLAEEVEPGPVNFYGHSKLAAEQLVRESQGAWAIIRTVLVYGTAHDYGRTNIVLWVRDSLRAGKAIKVVNDQFRTPTLAEDLAQGCWLAAKHNATGIYHISSDEMFTPYQMALRVADFFGLDQSLITKVDASSFTQPAKRPLRTGFIISKAQRDLGFQPHSFEEGIALLDQQTKSVQ; encoded by the coding sequence ATGCGCATTCTGATAACTGGCTCTAACGGTCTGCTAGGGCAGAAGCTAGTCGGGTTACTCCGCGAGCAGCCTAACGTTGAGCTAATCGCCACTTCCCGCGGCTCGAACAAGCTTGCAAGTATCTACCCAGACCTGCACTTTGTGCCGCTCGACGTCAGTGACCAAGCGCAGGTGCAAGCCCTTATTGCTGCTCATCAGCCAACTCACCTCATCCATACCGCGGCCATGACCAACGTAGATGAGTGCGAGCTAAATCAGGCGGAGTGTTGGCGGCAAAATGTGATAGCAGTTGAGTATTTGGTAGAAGCCTGCGCCACGCACCAGGTGCACCTCATCCACGTGAGCACTGACTTTATTTTTAGCGGTGCGGAAGGGCCACTGGCGGAGGAAGTCGAGCCAGGACCCGTCAACTTCTACGGACACAGTAAGCTAGCCGCTGAGCAACTGGTGCGAGAGAGCCAAGGCGCCTGGGCAATTATTCGGACGGTACTCGTGTATGGTACCGCCCACGACTACGGTCGCACCAATATCGTGCTGTGGGTACGCGATTCGCTACGAGCCGGTAAGGCCATCAAAGTGGTTAATGATCAGTTTCGCACCCCTACTTTGGCCGAGGACCTAGCTCAAGGCTGTTGGCTAGCGGCTAAGCACAATGCAACTGGCATCTATCATATCAGCAGCGACGAGATGTTCACGCCCTATCAAATGGCGCTACGAGTGGCTGATTTCTTCGGGCTAGATCAGTCCCTGATCACCAAAGTAGACGCAAGTAGCTTCACTCAGCCAGCCAAGCGGCCACTGCGCACAGGGTTCATCATCAGCAAGGCCCAACGTGACCTAGGTTTCCAGCCACACTCTTTCGAGGAAGGTATTGCTTTACTCGACCAGCAGACGAAATCAGTGCAGTAG
- a CDS encoding peptidylprolyl isomerase — protein sequence MKSSSRISMLLLAILYLVAFSGQAAKKPKKSKKDEVVTVSTSFGDIRLILFDQTPNHKANFLKLAKSGFYNGTTFHRIILNFMIQGGDPNSKDADPGNDGMGPANEKTIPAEIRPDLYHKYGAVAAARQGDFVNPTKASSASQFYIVENHSGTPHLDGAYTVFGQVINGLDVVDKIAAQPKNMMDRPQTDIKVTMKVEKLKKKKITALYGYKYE from the coding sequence ATGAAGTCTAGTTCTCGTATTTCCATGCTGCTGTTGGCTATTCTGTATTTGGTAGCTTTCAGCGGGCAAGCAGCTAAAAAACCGAAAAAGAGTAAAAAGGACGAAGTTGTAACTGTCAGCACTTCGTTCGGCGATATCAGACTGATCCTGTTCGATCAAACGCCAAACCATAAAGCAAACTTCTTGAAGCTGGCGAAGAGCGGGTTCTACAACGGAACCACTTTCCACCGCATCATTCTAAACTTCATGATTCAGGGCGGCGACCCAAACTCCAAGGATGCCGACCCCGGCAACGACGGCATGGGCCCAGCCAATGAAAAGACAATTCCCGCCGAAATTCGCCCTGATCTGTACCACAAGTATGGCGCCGTAGCAGCGGCTCGCCAGGGTGACTTCGTGAACCCAACAAAAGCAAGCAGCGCGTCGCAGTTTTACATCGTCGAAAACCACAGCGGCACGCCCCACCTCGATGGTGCTTACACCGTGTTCGGGCAGGTTATCAATGGCCTAGACGTGGTAGATAAAATTGCTGCTCAGCCCAAGAACATGATGGACCGGCCGCAAACAGACATCAAGGTGACGATGAAAGTAGAGAAGTTAAAAAAGAAAAAAATTACGGCGCTCTACGGCTACAAGTACGAGTAA
- a CDS encoding ABC transporter permease: MLRLLLTRLLRLLPATWGIISVFFLLSRALPDDQLLSRAIESQLDAGSRPITPSERQAIEQQLRRRLGLDKPVFYFSVQRSSSGEQSTWYWHGAGNQYHQWWRHLVRGELGSSYRDSQPVATLLTETLWFTLPFTAMAALLAIAVALWVSLWMAQHPRWRSYLLTTLYSIDALPLFVVALLLLYLLANPDTLTLFPAYGVTNQELADSWLTKTGSYLHHLALPVLSLVLITLPGLVTQLDASLQHELHTAYSVTARAKGLAFQQVVRRHALRNALLPVVALVTDLLPAMVAGAVVVEVIFALPGMGRLLADAAATRDYPVLQGGVLLVASVRLVSHVVADGLYWQLDPRLRSQL, from the coding sequence ATGCTACGTTTACTGCTTACTCGCTTGCTGCGACTGCTTCCGGCTACTTGGGGCATCATTTCCGTCTTTTTTCTGCTGAGCCGAGCTCTGCCAGATGATCAACTCCTATCTCGAGCAATCGAAAGCCAACTGGATGCCGGCAGTCGGCCCATAACCCCATCCGAACGCCAAGCTATTGAGCAGCAACTACGCCGGCGCCTTGGCTTAGATAAACCTGTTTTCTACTTTTCGGTTCAGCGCTCCTCCTCAGGCGAACAGAGCACTTGGTATTGGCATGGCGCGGGGAATCAATACCATCAGTGGTGGCGTCATTTGGTACGTGGTGAGCTAGGCAGCTCGTACCGCGACAGCCAACCTGTGGCGACTTTACTTACCGAGACTTTGTGGTTCACGTTACCTTTTACAGCCATGGCAGCTTTGCTTGCTATTGCGGTAGCCTTGTGGGTATCGTTGTGGATGGCGCAGCACCCTCGTTGGCGCTCTTACTTACTGACTACTTTGTACAGCATTGATGCCTTGCCTTTGTTTGTAGTGGCCCTGCTGCTACTGTACTTATTAGCCAACCCTGATACGTTAACCCTATTTCCAGCCTACGGTGTCACCAACCAAGAGCTTGCGGACTCGTGGCTCACAAAAACAGGAAGCTACCTGCACCACCTAGCTTTGCCCGTTCTTAGCTTGGTATTGATTACCCTGCCTGGGTTGGTTACGCAACTTGATGCTTCGTTGCAGCACGAACTACATACGGCTTACTCGGTCACAGCGCGGGCGAAAGGGCTAGCTTTCCAGCAGGTAGTACGCCGACATGCGCTGCGCAATGCCTTGTTGCCGGTTGTTGCACTCGTTACGGATCTTCTGCCAGCCATGGTAGCGGGTGCCGTCGTGGTAGAAGTAATTTTTGCTTTGCCCGGCATGGGGCGTCTTTTAGCGGACGCTGCTGCCACGCGCGATTATCCGGTCCTTCAGGGAGGGGTATTGCTAGTGGCTTCGGTACGCTTAGTTTCCCATGTTGTGGCCGATGGACTTTATTGGCAGCTCGACCCGCGTCTTCGTTCGCAGCTATGA
- a CDS encoding ABC transporter substrate-binding protein: MANIYANEGLNLLHTCLLTFDNAEGRIEPWLASRAPVVRYQDSLMLLTYHLRKAATWDNGQPVQARDVAFTLKVMNCPGLPNEGAKARFDFIQDIQFDPRDSRAFTLVCKGRSPDYIRESGNFFILPEYALDKTGSLRSISLAYLQNSASTTLEQDSVLTAFANRYQAADLAHHPEQLPGCGPYQLEKWQTGQFLRFRRKSNWWANRLRPLPSQLEARPLAIDYQIIPNQGTALLALRQGDIDIYPLVPAKDFNNLRASASAQQKLNFYTHPSYEIVTLGFNTKQPLLTDNLTRQALSHLLNIPGLIQAMEQGLAERTVGLLSMRSRPYYNDSLPLLSYDASQTVALLQKAGWLRQANGSWLRRTVSGAAQKLALTVSYRANDPLFEQIGLQFQNAAMTIGVPIILKPTESSLLSGRLREGRYDVYIRTLAGNPFIFNFAPVLHSASIGVFNYTRFGTPNSDKLIEAISAEENPKRKVLLLHKFQVLLQQESPLVPLFFLPYRLVASNQIANLQPSGIKPGYEVKAIITQPAHKSQ, from the coding sequence ATGGCCAACATTTATGCGAACGAAGGTTTAAATTTACTACATACCTGTCTCCTAACCTTCGATAATGCGGAAGGAAGGATTGAGCCATGGTTAGCCAGCCGAGCACCTGTCGTACGCTACCAGGACTCGCTGATGCTGCTAACCTACCACTTGCGGAAGGCAGCAACCTGGGATAATGGCCAGCCAGTGCAAGCTCGCGATGTTGCTTTCACGCTTAAGGTGATGAATTGCCCAGGGCTACCTAATGAAGGCGCCAAGGCAAGGTTTGACTTCATTCAAGACATACAGTTTGATCCACGTGATTCACGAGCGTTCACGCTGGTTTGTAAGGGCAGATCACCTGATTATATCAGAGAGTCTGGCAATTTCTTTATCCTACCTGAGTACGCCTTAGACAAGACGGGAAGTTTGCGATCCATTAGCTTGGCCTACCTCCAGAACAGCGCTAGTACCACGCTCGAACAGGACTCCGTGCTTACGGCTTTTGCAAACCGTTATCAGGCCGCTGACCTTGCTCATCATCCTGAACAGTTGCCAGGGTGTGGGCCTTACCAACTAGAAAAATGGCAAACCGGGCAGTTTCTCCGATTTCGGCGAAAATCCAATTGGTGGGCAAATCGCCTACGCCCTCTTCCTAGCCAATTAGAAGCTCGTCCTTTAGCTATTGACTATCAAATTATTCCTAATCAGGGTACTGCTCTGCTAGCTCTCCGTCAAGGAGATATCGATATTTATCCTCTAGTCCCGGCTAAGGACTTCAACAACTTGCGTGCGTCAGCAAGTGCCCAGCAGAAATTGAATTTCTACACGCACCCTTCTTACGAGATTGTCACGCTCGGCTTCAACACAAAGCAGCCCTTACTCACGGATAATCTGACGCGGCAGGCACTTAGTCACCTGCTAAATATTCCCGGGCTAATTCAGGCAATGGAGCAGGGGCTAGCAGAGCGGACTGTCGGGTTGCTCAGCATGCGAAGCCGGCCTTACTACAACGATAGTTTGCCGTTACTGTCCTATGATGCATCGCAGACCGTGGCTCTCCTGCAAAAAGCGGGTTGGCTCCGGCAGGCCAATGGCAGTTGGCTTCGACGGACAGTCAGCGGAGCCGCACAAAAGCTAGCTTTAACCGTTAGCTACCGCGCCAATGATCCGCTGTTTGAGCAGATTGGCCTTCAGTTCCAGAATGCAGCAATGACCATAGGGGTTCCTATCATTTTGAAACCAACGGAAAGTTCCCTTCTTAGCGGGCGCTTACGCGAGGGTAGGTATGATGTTTACATTCGAACTCTTGCTGGCAATCCGTTCATCTTCAACTTTGCTCCAGTTTTACACTCGGCTAGTATTGGCGTGTTCAACTACACTCGTTTTGGCACCCCGAATAGCGACAAACTCATCGAAGCTATTTCTGCGGAAGAAAACCCAAAGCGCAAAGTTTTGCTCCTGCATAAGTTCCAGGTTTTACTTCAGCAGGAAAGTCCGCTCGTGCCACTTTTTTTTCTTCCCTACCGGTTAGTTGCTTCCAATCAAATTGCAAACTTGCAGCCTTCAGGAATCAAACCTGGTTACGAGGTAAAAGCTATTATTACCCAACCAGCTCATAAAAGCCAATAG